A region from the Manihot esculenta cultivar AM560-2 chromosome 13, M.esculenta_v8, whole genome shotgun sequence genome encodes:
- the LOC110629603 gene encoding probable LRR receptor-like serine/threonine-protein kinase At5g10290 isoform X6: MSLKMKLIFGALLLACLYHLVLSNLQGDALYELKLSLGAPVNQLTDWNPNHVDPCTWSNVYCDNNAQVTSITLSGMNFSGTLSPKVGILKTLTTLMLDSNHLNGQIPERLFQIPKYKYEQCFTGNRLNCGRNFPQLCESDNGDSGASNKPKIGIIVGIVGGTIILLVLVGLLFFVCKGRQKGYKREMFVDVAGEVDGRITFGQLKRYAYRELQLATDSFNEKNVLGQGGFGKVYKGVLQDNTKVAVKRLTDFESPGGDAAFQREVEMISVAVHRNLLRLIGFCTTPSERLLVYPFMPNLSVAYRLRDRKPEEPVLDWATRKRVALGAARGLEYLHEHCNPKIIHRDVKAANVLLDEDFEAVVGDFGLAKLVDVRTTNVTTQVRGTMGHIAPEYLSTGKSSERTDVFGYGIMLLELVTGQRAIDFSRLEEEDDVLLLDHVKKLEREKGLDAIVDRNLNENYGMQEVEMMIQVALLCTQASPEDRPVMSEVVRMLEGEGLAERWEEWQHVEVTRRQEYERLQRRFEWGEDSLYQQVAIGLSGGR, translated from the exons GAGATGCACTATATGAGTTGAAGCTCTCACTAGGTGCTCCAGTCAATCAGTTGACAGATTGGAACCCAAATCATGTTGACCCATGCACTTGGTCAAATGTTTACTGTGACAATAATGCTCAAGTCACTTCTAT AACATTGTCTGGCATGAACTTTTCTGGAACCTTGTCTCCTAAAGTAGGAATTTTAAAGACTCTTACTACACT TATGCTCGATTCAAATCACCTCAATGGTCAAATTCCTGAACGACTGTTCCAAATTCCCAAATACAAGTATGAACAATG TTTCACTGGAAATCGTTTAAATTGCGGCAGAAACTTCCCTCAACTTTGTGAATCTGATAATGGTGATTCAG GTGCTTCAAATAAGCCCAAGATTGGTATTATTGTTGGAATAGTTGGAGGAACTATAATTCTTCTCGTACTTGTGGGCCTTCTATTTTTTGTTTGCAAGGGTAGACAGAAAGGTTACAAACGTGAAATGTTTGTGGATGTTGCAG GTGAAGTTGATGGAAGAATTACTTTTGGTCAATTGAAAAGATATGCATATCGGGAATTACAGCTGGCGACTGACAGCTTCAATGAGAAAAATGTTCTTGGACAAGGAGGTTTTGGAAAAGTTTATAAAGGAGTGCTTCAAGATAACACAAAAGTTGCTGTTAAACGATTAACTGATTTTGAAAGTCCAGGGGGAGATGCAGCTTTCCAACGTGAAGTGGAGATGATAAGTGTGGCTGTTCACAGGAATCTACTACGGCTGATAGGCTTTTGCACTACACCATCAGAACGGCTTTTGGTGTATCCTTTTATGCCAAATTTAAGCGTGGCTTATCGTCTAAGAG ATCGGAAACCTGAGGAGCCTGTTTTAGATTGGGCTACAAGAAAAAGAGTGGCATTAGGTGCAGCACGAGGACTGGAGTACCTTCATGAACATTGCAACCCTAAAATTATTCATCGGGATGTAAAGGCTGCTAATGTGCTATTAGATGAAGATTTTGAAGCAGTTGTTGGTGACTTTGGCCTGGCAAAGTTGGTGGATGTGAGAACGACGAATGTGACAACTCAAGTTCGTGGGACAATGGGCCATATCGCTCCTGAGTACTTATCAACTGGGAAGTCGTCTGAAAGGACAGATGTTTTTGGTTATGGAATTATGCTTCTAGAGCTTGTAACAGGTCAACGAGCAATTGACTTTTCTCGACTGGAAGAGGAGGATGATGTCTTATTGCTCGACCAT GTGAAGAAGCTCGAGAGGGAAAAAGGACTGGACGCTATCGTAGATCGCAACCTTAATGAAAACTACGGCATGCAGGAAGTGGAAATGATGATCCAAGTTGCATTACTCTGCACCCAAGCATCACCAGAAGACCGGCCAGTAATGTCGGAGGTTGTACGGATGCTGGAAGGAGAGGGTCTGGCCGAGAGATGGGAAGAATGGCAACACGTGGAGGTTACACGCAGGCAAGAATATGAAAGATTGCAAAGAAGATTTGAGTGGGGAGAAGATTCATTATATCAACAAGTTGCTATTGGGCTGTCTGGTGGGAGATGA
- the LOC110629603 gene encoding probable LRR receptor-like serine/threonine-protein kinase At5g10290 isoform X5: MSLKMKLIFGALLLACLYHLVLSNLQGDALYELKLSLGAPVNQLTDWNPNHVDPCTWSNVYCDNNAQVTSITLKGNGITGAIPKEFGNLSSLSSLDLGNNRLSGEIPSSLGDLKRLQFLTLSQNNLTGAIPESLSGLQNLINIMLDSNHLNGQIPERLFQIPKYKYEQCFTGNRLNCGRNFPQLCESDNGDSGASNKPKIGIIVGIVGGTIILLVLVGLLFFVCKGRQKGYKREMFVDVAGEVDGRITFGQLKRYAYRELQLATDSFNEKNVLGQGGFGKVYKGVLQDNTKVAVKRLTDFESPGGDAAFQREVEMISVAVHRNLLRLIGFCTTPSERLLVYPFMPNLSVAYRLRDRKPEEPVLDWATRKRVALGAARGLEYLHEHCNPKIIHRDVKAANVLLDEDFEAVVGDFGLAKLVDVRTTNVTTQVRGTMGHIAPEYLSTGKSSERTDVFGYGIMLLELVTGQRAIDFSRLEEEDDVLLLDHVKKLEREKGLDAIVDRNLNENYGMQEVEMMIQVALLCTQASPEDRPVMSEVVRMLEGEGLAERWEEWQHVEVTRRQEYERLQRRFEWGEDSLYQQVAIGLSGGR; encoded by the exons GAGATGCACTATATGAGTTGAAGCTCTCACTAGGTGCTCCAGTCAATCAGTTGACAGATTGGAACCCAAATCATGTTGACCCATGCACTTGGTCAAATGTTTACTGTGACAATAATGCTCAAGTCACTTCTAT AACATTGAAAGGAAATGGCATAACTGGTGCGATACCCAAAGAGTTTGGAAATTTGTCGAGTTTATCCAGCTTAGATTTGGGAAATAATCGTTTAAGTGGTGAGATACCATCTTCCCTTGGCGATCTTAAAAGGCTTCAATTTTT GACGTTGAGTCAAAACAACCTCACTGGAGCTATCCCTGAATCACTTTCTGGTCTCCAAAATTTGATTAATAT TATGCTCGATTCAAATCACCTCAATGGTCAAATTCCTGAACGACTGTTCCAAATTCCCAAATACAAGTATGAACAATG TTTCACTGGAAATCGTTTAAATTGCGGCAGAAACTTCCCTCAACTTTGTGAATCTGATAATGGTGATTCAG GTGCTTCAAATAAGCCCAAGATTGGTATTATTGTTGGAATAGTTGGAGGAACTATAATTCTTCTCGTACTTGTGGGCCTTCTATTTTTTGTTTGCAAGGGTAGACAGAAAGGTTACAAACGTGAAATGTTTGTGGATGTTGCAG GTGAAGTTGATGGAAGAATTACTTTTGGTCAATTGAAAAGATATGCATATCGGGAATTACAGCTGGCGACTGACAGCTTCAATGAGAAAAATGTTCTTGGACAAGGAGGTTTTGGAAAAGTTTATAAAGGAGTGCTTCAAGATAACACAAAAGTTGCTGTTAAACGATTAACTGATTTTGAAAGTCCAGGGGGAGATGCAGCTTTCCAACGTGAAGTGGAGATGATAAGTGTGGCTGTTCACAGGAATCTACTACGGCTGATAGGCTTTTGCACTACACCATCAGAACGGCTTTTGGTGTATCCTTTTATGCCAAATTTAAGCGTGGCTTATCGTCTAAGAG ATCGGAAACCTGAGGAGCCTGTTTTAGATTGGGCTACAAGAAAAAGAGTGGCATTAGGTGCAGCACGAGGACTGGAGTACCTTCATGAACATTGCAACCCTAAAATTATTCATCGGGATGTAAAGGCTGCTAATGTGCTATTAGATGAAGATTTTGAAGCAGTTGTTGGTGACTTTGGCCTGGCAAAGTTGGTGGATGTGAGAACGACGAATGTGACAACTCAAGTTCGTGGGACAATGGGCCATATCGCTCCTGAGTACTTATCAACTGGGAAGTCGTCTGAAAGGACAGATGTTTTTGGTTATGGAATTATGCTTCTAGAGCTTGTAACAGGTCAACGAGCAATTGACTTTTCTCGACTGGAAGAGGAGGATGATGTCTTATTGCTCGACCAT GTGAAGAAGCTCGAGAGGGAAAAAGGACTGGACGCTATCGTAGATCGCAACCTTAATGAAAACTACGGCATGCAGGAAGTGGAAATGATGATCCAAGTTGCATTACTCTGCACCCAAGCATCACCAGAAGACCGGCCAGTAATGTCGGAGGTTGTACGGATGCTGGAAGGAGAGGGTCTGGCCGAGAGATGGGAAGAATGGCAACACGTGGAGGTTACACGCAGGCAAGAATATGAAAGATTGCAAAGAAGATTTGAGTGGGGAGAAGATTCATTATATCAACAAGTTGCTATTGGGCTGTCTGGTGGGAGATGA
- the LOC110629603 gene encoding probable LRR receptor-like serine/threonine-protein kinase At5g10290 isoform X8: MLIHIGTLKGNGITGAIPKEFGNLSSLSSLDLGNNRLSGEIPSSLGDLKRLQFLTLSQNNLTGAIPESLSGLQNLINIMLDSNHLNGQIPERLFQIPKYKYEQCFTGNRLNCGRNFPQLCESDNGDSGASNKPKIGIIVGIVGGTIILLVLVGLLFFVCKGRQKGYKREMFVDVAGEVDGRITFGQLKRYAYRELQLATDSFNEKNVLGQGGFGKVYKGVLQDNTKVAVKRLTDFESPGGDAAFQREVEMISVAVHRNLLRLIGFCTTPSERLLVYPFMPNLSVAYRLRDRKPEEPVLDWATRKRVALGAARGLEYLHEHCNPKIIHRDVKAANVLLDEDFEAVVGDFGLAKLVDVRTTNVTTQVRGTMGHIAPEYLSTGKSSERTDVFGYGIMLLELVTGQRAIDFSRLEEEDDVLLLDHVKKLEREKGLDAIVDRNLNENYGMQEVEMMIQVALLCTQASPEDRPVMSEVVRMLEGEGLAERWEEWQHVEVTRRQEYERLQRRFEWGEDSLYQQVAIGLSGGR, from the exons ATGCTAATACATATAGG AACATTGAAAGGAAATGGCATAACTGGTGCGATACCCAAAGAGTTTGGAAATTTGTCGAGTTTATCCAGCTTAGATTTGGGAAATAATCGTTTAAGTGGTGAGATACCATCTTCCCTTGGCGATCTTAAAAGGCTTCAATTTTT GACGTTGAGTCAAAACAACCTCACTGGAGCTATCCCTGAATCACTTTCTGGTCTCCAAAATTTGATTAATAT TATGCTCGATTCAAATCACCTCAATGGTCAAATTCCTGAACGACTGTTCCAAATTCCCAAATACAAGTATGAACAATG TTTCACTGGAAATCGTTTAAATTGCGGCAGAAACTTCCCTCAACTTTGTGAATCTGATAATGGTGATTCAG GTGCTTCAAATAAGCCCAAGATTGGTATTATTGTTGGAATAGTTGGAGGAACTATAATTCTTCTCGTACTTGTGGGCCTTCTATTTTTTGTTTGCAAGGGTAGACAGAAAGGTTACAAACGTGAAATGTTTGTGGATGTTGCAG GTGAAGTTGATGGAAGAATTACTTTTGGTCAATTGAAAAGATATGCATATCGGGAATTACAGCTGGCGACTGACAGCTTCAATGAGAAAAATGTTCTTGGACAAGGAGGTTTTGGAAAAGTTTATAAAGGAGTGCTTCAAGATAACACAAAAGTTGCTGTTAAACGATTAACTGATTTTGAAAGTCCAGGGGGAGATGCAGCTTTCCAACGTGAAGTGGAGATGATAAGTGTGGCTGTTCACAGGAATCTACTACGGCTGATAGGCTTTTGCACTACACCATCAGAACGGCTTTTGGTGTATCCTTTTATGCCAAATTTAAGCGTGGCTTATCGTCTAAGAG ATCGGAAACCTGAGGAGCCTGTTTTAGATTGGGCTACAAGAAAAAGAGTGGCATTAGGTGCAGCACGAGGACTGGAGTACCTTCATGAACATTGCAACCCTAAAATTATTCATCGGGATGTAAAGGCTGCTAATGTGCTATTAGATGAAGATTTTGAAGCAGTTGTTGGTGACTTTGGCCTGGCAAAGTTGGTGGATGTGAGAACGACGAATGTGACAACTCAAGTTCGTGGGACAATGGGCCATATCGCTCCTGAGTACTTATCAACTGGGAAGTCGTCTGAAAGGACAGATGTTTTTGGTTATGGAATTATGCTTCTAGAGCTTGTAACAGGTCAACGAGCAATTGACTTTTCTCGACTGGAAGAGGAGGATGATGTCTTATTGCTCGACCAT GTGAAGAAGCTCGAGAGGGAAAAAGGACTGGACGCTATCGTAGATCGCAACCTTAATGAAAACTACGGCATGCAGGAAGTGGAAATGATGATCCAAGTTGCATTACTCTGCACCCAAGCATCACCAGAAGACCGGCCAGTAATGTCGGAGGTTGTACGGATGCTGGAAGGAGAGGGTCTGGCCGAGAGATGGGAAGAATGGCAACACGTGGAGGTTACACGCAGGCAAGAATATGAAAGATTGCAAAGAAGATTTGAGTGGGGAGAAGATTCATTATATCAACAAGTTGCTATTGGGCTGTCTGGTGGGAGATGA
- the LOC110629603 gene encoding probable LRR receptor-like serine/threonine-protein kinase At5g10290 isoform X4: MSLKMKLIFGALLLACLYHLVLSNLQGDALYELKLSLGAPVNQLTDWNPNHVDPCTWSNVYCDNNAQVTSITLSGMNFSGTLSPKVGILKTLTTLTLKGNGITGAIPKEFGNLSSLSSLDLGNNRLSGEIPSSLGDLKRLQFLTLSQNNLTGAIPESLSGLQNLINIMLDSNHLNGQIPERLFQIPKYNFTGNRLNCGRNFPQLCESDNGDSGASNKPKIGIIVGIVGGTIILLVLVGLLFFVCKGRQKGYKREMFVDVAGEVDGRITFGQLKRYAYRELQLATDSFNEKNVLGQGGFGKVYKGVLQDNTKVAVKRLTDFESPGGDAAFQREVEMISVAVHRNLLRLIGFCTTPSERLLVYPFMPNLSVAYRLRDRKPEEPVLDWATRKRVALGAARGLEYLHEHCNPKIIHRDVKAANVLLDEDFEAVVGDFGLAKLVDVRTTNVTTQVRGTMGHIAPEYLSTGKSSERTDVFGYGIMLLELVTGQRAIDFSRLEEEDDVLLLDHVKKLEREKGLDAIVDRNLNENYGMQEVEMMIQVALLCTQASPEDRPVMSEVVRMLEGEGLAERWEEWQHVEVTRRQEYERLQRRFEWGEDSLYQQVAIGLSGGR; this comes from the exons GAGATGCACTATATGAGTTGAAGCTCTCACTAGGTGCTCCAGTCAATCAGTTGACAGATTGGAACCCAAATCATGTTGACCCATGCACTTGGTCAAATGTTTACTGTGACAATAATGCTCAAGTCACTTCTAT AACATTGTCTGGCATGAACTTTTCTGGAACCTTGTCTCCTAAAGTAGGAATTTTAAAGACTCTTACTACACT AACATTGAAAGGAAATGGCATAACTGGTGCGATACCCAAAGAGTTTGGAAATTTGTCGAGTTTATCCAGCTTAGATTTGGGAAATAATCGTTTAAGTGGTGAGATACCATCTTCCCTTGGCGATCTTAAAAGGCTTCAATTTTT GACGTTGAGTCAAAACAACCTCACTGGAGCTATCCCTGAATCACTTTCTGGTCTCCAAAATTTGATTAATAT TATGCTCGATTCAAATCACCTCAATGGTCAAATTCCTGAACGACTGTTCCAAATTCCCAAATACAA TTTCACTGGAAATCGTTTAAATTGCGGCAGAAACTTCCCTCAACTTTGTGAATCTGATAATGGTGATTCAG GTGCTTCAAATAAGCCCAAGATTGGTATTATTGTTGGAATAGTTGGAGGAACTATAATTCTTCTCGTACTTGTGGGCCTTCTATTTTTTGTTTGCAAGGGTAGACAGAAAGGTTACAAACGTGAAATGTTTGTGGATGTTGCAG GTGAAGTTGATGGAAGAATTACTTTTGGTCAATTGAAAAGATATGCATATCGGGAATTACAGCTGGCGACTGACAGCTTCAATGAGAAAAATGTTCTTGGACAAGGAGGTTTTGGAAAAGTTTATAAAGGAGTGCTTCAAGATAACACAAAAGTTGCTGTTAAACGATTAACTGATTTTGAAAGTCCAGGGGGAGATGCAGCTTTCCAACGTGAAGTGGAGATGATAAGTGTGGCTGTTCACAGGAATCTACTACGGCTGATAGGCTTTTGCACTACACCATCAGAACGGCTTTTGGTGTATCCTTTTATGCCAAATTTAAGCGTGGCTTATCGTCTAAGAG ATCGGAAACCTGAGGAGCCTGTTTTAGATTGGGCTACAAGAAAAAGAGTGGCATTAGGTGCAGCACGAGGACTGGAGTACCTTCATGAACATTGCAACCCTAAAATTATTCATCGGGATGTAAAGGCTGCTAATGTGCTATTAGATGAAGATTTTGAAGCAGTTGTTGGTGACTTTGGCCTGGCAAAGTTGGTGGATGTGAGAACGACGAATGTGACAACTCAAGTTCGTGGGACAATGGGCCATATCGCTCCTGAGTACTTATCAACTGGGAAGTCGTCTGAAAGGACAGATGTTTTTGGTTATGGAATTATGCTTCTAGAGCTTGTAACAGGTCAACGAGCAATTGACTTTTCTCGACTGGAAGAGGAGGATGATGTCTTATTGCTCGACCAT GTGAAGAAGCTCGAGAGGGAAAAAGGACTGGACGCTATCGTAGATCGCAACCTTAATGAAAACTACGGCATGCAGGAAGTGGAAATGATGATCCAAGTTGCATTACTCTGCACCCAAGCATCACCAGAAGACCGGCCAGTAATGTCGGAGGTTGTACGGATGCTGGAAGGAGAGGGTCTGGCCGAGAGATGGGAAGAATGGCAACACGTGGAGGTTACACGCAGGCAAGAATATGAAAGATTGCAAAGAAGATTTGAGTGGGGAGAAGATTCATTATATCAACAAGTTGCTATTGGGCTGTCTGGTGGGAGATGA